A region of Desulfolithobacter dissulfuricans DNA encodes the following proteins:
- the lptB gene encoding LPS export ABC transporter ATP-binding protein, with translation MGVAILETRGLVKQYRDRRVVDRVNLQVRSSSIVGLLGPNGAGKTTTFYSLVGFIRPTEGAIFLDSEEITHLPIHQRARRGITYLAQEPSVFRKLTVEENVRIVLEALGLPPHEVSGRINELLAELKIEYLRDNKGHALSGGERRRVEIMRALATRPRFILLDEPFAGVDPLSVADLQQIIRGLKEKGLGVLISDHNVRETLQVCDFAYIMNAGQILTSGVAEDIIESEVARKMYLGEHFRM, from the coding sequence ATGGGCGTAGCAATCCTTGAAACCAGGGGACTGGTCAAGCAGTACCGCGACCGGAGGGTGGTGGACCGGGTGAACCTGCAGGTCCGAAGTTCCTCGATCGTGGGCCTGCTCGGACCCAACGGGGCCGGCAAGACAACCACCTTCTACTCCCTGGTCGGCTTTATCCGTCCCACCGAAGGTGCCATCTTCCTGGACAGCGAGGAGATAACCCATCTTCCCATCCACCAGCGGGCCCGGCGCGGGATCACCTACCTGGCCCAGGAACCATCGGTGTTCAGGAAACTGACGGTAGAGGAAAACGTCCGCATCGTGCTCGAGGCCCTGGGATTGCCGCCCCACGAGGTCTCCGGCCGGATCAACGAACTGCTGGCCGAGCTGAAGATCGAGTATCTCAGGGACAACAAGGGCCATGCCCTGTCCGGCGGGGAACGGCGCCGGGTGGAAATCATGCGGGCCCTGGCCACCAGGCCGCGCTTCATCCTCCTGGACGAGCCCTTTGCCGGGGTAGATCCGCTCTCGGTGGCCGATCTGCAGCAGATCATCCGCGGCCTCAAGGAAAAGGGCCTCGGGGTGTTGATTTCAGACCACAATGTCCGCGAGACCCTCCAGGTCTGTGATTTTGCCTATATCATGAATGCCGGTCAGATTCTGACCAGCGGAGTGGCGGAGGATATCATTGAAAGTGAAGTGGCCAGGAAGATGTATCTCGGCGAACATTTCCGCATGTAG
- the lptA gene encoding lipopolysaccharide transport periplasmic protein LptA → MLTLPRPAQKLLQAIVISCFTLGMATTLPAAKPPAPEPIHVEADRMVSQEKDSSVVFMGNVEARQGDLVIRADEMTVFYTPGKDRENPGSSQVHRLVCRGNVEITRDDWLGTGRRMDYLADERKVVLTGDAKAWQGRNMVAGKTITYYLDEGRSIVEQDKTKTGGRVKAVIHPEATKKKKKKTP, encoded by the coding sequence ATGTTGACGTTGCCACGGCCTGCGCAAAAACTCCTGCAGGCCATAGTCATCAGCTGTTTTACCCTGGGCATGGCGACCACTCTTCCGGCGGCAAAGCCACCGGCACCAGAGCCCATCCACGTGGAGGCGGACCGCATGGTCTCCCAGGAAAAGGACAGTTCCGTGGTCTTCATGGGGAACGTGGAGGCGCGCCAGGGCGACCTGGTTATCCGGGCCGACGAGATGACCGTCTTCTACACCCCGGGCAAGGACCGGGAGAACCCCGGTTCGAGCCAGGTACACAGGCTGGTCTGCCGGGGTAACGTGGAAATCACCAGGGACGACTGGCTCGGCACCGGCAGACGGATGGATTACCTTGCCGATGAACGCAAGGTGGTGCTCACCGGCGACGCCAAAGCCTGGCAGGGCCGGAACATGGTGGCAGGCAAGACCATCACCTATTATCTCGACGAGGGCCGTTCCATCGTCGAGCAGGACAAGACAAAGACCGGCGGCCGGGTCAAAGCGGTCATCCACCCGGAAGCAACCAAGAAAAAGAAGAAGAAAACACCCTGA
- the argB gene encoding acetylglutamate kinase gives MQQSLARAKVLIEALPYIREFNQKTVVIKYGGHAMVDEELKKNFALDVILMKYIGLNPVIVHGGGPQINRFLEKMRIKPSYIQGMRVTDGETMDVVEMVLVGKVNKEIVGLINHCGGRAVGLSGRDGDLVQARKMTLLSRPEVENAPPELIDLGRVGEVTRVNPEVLRTLDEKDFIPVIAPVGVGEDGQAYNINADLVAGAIAARLNAVKLILLTDVEGVKDADGRLLSSIAKDSVEQLIEDGVIQGGMIPKVRCCRAALEGGVTKAHIVDGRQEHAILLEMFTHEGIGTEIVQ, from the coding sequence ATGCAGCAGTCCCTTGCCCGGGCCAAGGTCCTTATCGAGGCCCTGCCCTATATCCGTGAGTTCAACCAGAAGACCGTGGTCATCAAGTATGGCGGCCACGCAATGGTCGACGAGGAATTGAAAAAGAACTTCGCCCTGGATGTGATCCTGATGAAGTACATCGGTCTCAACCCGGTGATCGTCCACGGCGGTGGCCCGCAGATCAACCGTTTCCTGGAAAAGATGCGGATCAAGCCAAGCTACATCCAGGGCATGCGGGTGACCGATGGCGAAACCATGGATGTGGTGGAGATGGTCCTGGTGGGTAAGGTGAACAAGGAGATTGTCGGCCTGATCAATCACTGCGGTGGCCGGGCCGTAGGGCTTTCGGGCCGGGACGGCGATCTGGTGCAGGCCCGGAAGATGACCCTGCTCTCCAGGCCCGAGGTGGAAAACGCCCCGCCCGAACTCATCGATCTTGGCCGGGTGGGCGAGGTGACCCGGGTCAATCCCGAGGTTCTGCGGACCCTGGACGAGAAGGATTTCATACCGGTGATCGCGCCGGTGGGGGTCGGCGAGGACGGCCAGGCCTACAACATCAACGCCGACCTGGTGGCCGGCGCCATTGCCGCCAGGCTGAACGCCGTCAAGCTGATCCTGCTCACCGACGTGGAAGGGGTCAAGGACGCGGACGGCCGGCTGCTCTCCTCCATTGCCAAGGATTCGGTGGAGCAGCTCATCGAGGACGGGGTGATCCAGGGCGGGATGATTCCCAAGGTACGTTGCTGCCGGGCGGCTCTGGAAGGAGGGGTCACCAAGGCGCATATTGTCGATGGCCGGCAGGAACATGCCATCCTGCTGGAAATGTTCACCCACGAGGGAATTGGCACGGAGATAGTACAGTGA